Below is a window of Phocoena sinus isolate mPhoSin1 chromosome 2, mPhoSin1.pri, whole genome shotgun sequence DNA.
CCTTGTGCAACCACCATTCTGCGGACGcagcttcttcatctgcaaaataggggcAGCCACCCTCCAGAACACAGATAGGGAGGGAGCTCACAGATAGGATATGCAGCGGTGAGAACAGGCTCTGCAGCTGCAAAGGCAGGGAGGCAAGCTTGTGACAAGTGGGAAGACAGGCTACACTCTGTGCTCTTGTTATCTGGGTCTGTGTCCATGACCCCTTGCGGGCTCCTCAAGGGCAAGTCCTGGGCCCCAGTCAGCTCCGTGTTCCCAGACCCCAGCCTGATATCTTGAAGGGCTCAAAGCATGATGGGTAAATGAGTaaatgagacagaaacagagaaaacgaatgaatgaatgaacgaacgaacAGACAACAAGAAGGTAAGCAGtgaactccatgaggacagggatcaGACCTGCCCATAATAATATCCCTGCACCTAGAATAGCACCTGCCACCTGGTAGGTGCTCGACACACTTGTTGAACATATgaatgagacagagacagaaagactaGCTGCACCGTTCTGCTCGGTCTAGGCCATCCTCATACCCCCAGTGCCCAGCAGAATGCAGATGCTGTCAGGATCTCCAGCCCACACTGGCTCTTACCTTTCTGCAGGTGGATGATGTCGGGGAAGTTGGAGAGCAGGCCCTGGTAGAGAGACAGCGTGTCAAGCATCTGGAAGAGGTCGTTCTTGGGCTGCTCGGCAAACATCTCACCCACGGCTTCATAGGTACGGCCCGTGTGAGAAATGGCGCTGTTGAGCGCTTCGGAGCTGAAGGGGGGGTCCATCTGGAAGGCATGACTGATGGCCTGGAAGGCATTGCCCAGCTTCTGGAATTCCTTGCGGAAGCCCCCCACATGCTTGCGCACCAGCTCCGATGCTACGGTGCTGAGCTGCAGGACGCTGTCGTCCATCTTCTTGCTGAAGGCTTTGAAGGTGTCCACACGGTCCTCCACATCCTGCAGGTCCTGGTGCTCTGTGGGGATCTGGAAGGTAAGCAGGAAGCTGGCGCCCACCATCTCGTCCTTCTCGGCCCGGCGTTTGCCCATCTTCCACTGCTTGTCATCCAGGCAGCTAAGGAAATGTTGGAAGCCCTCGTACTGGGACAGCACGGGGTGGCTAGTCATGTGGTCCATCCAGAGGATGAGCCGCCGCTTCCGCTTCTCAATGAAGTCCTCCTCGAAGCGGCCTGTGGCCTGCTTCTCTGGCAGGTGGGGCACCGAGATGACAGTGAACTTGTGTAGCAGGCGGTTGTAGAGCCAGTCGAAGTGTTTGTAGCGCCTGTAGACAGGTGAGCCAGCGTGTGTGGGTGTGAGCTTGTAGGAGATGTAGCTTTTGATGCCCTTGAATTTGGTCTGTTTGGTGGGGTCCTCCACGGAGCAGGCAAATGGGTGGGGGTTGGCCTTCCACTGGGGGCCACGAGGGCCCATTTCAATGGAGTATGTCTCAGCGATCTTGGCCATCATGGGCACATCACCCAGGATGAAGGCCTCCACGCCAGAGCGCACAAAGCACGAGAAGCGGTTGAGGTTGCGTCCCACCACGCTGCCTCGCTTGGCAGATGCCAGGCTGTCCTGCCGCTCCAGGGGTGGCTTGGGCCGGAAGGCCATGTGTTGGCTGGGGTAGGCACCAGGGTAGGAGAGGTTGAGTGGGGGGTGCCCGTTGGTGCCCAGCCCACCAGCCCGTGGTTCCTCCACCACTGTGCATCCATCATCCCAGTCATCCCAGTCATCATCATCGTCCTCCTCGAAACTACCCTGGTTTGAGAGGAAGCCACTGCCCCCACCACTCCAGGAAGGGTCTGCCACGCTGGAGCCGTCGTATAAGCTCACCTGAGTGCCCAGAGAGCCTGCAGGACTGCTGGAGTAGTCGGCATGGTTGGAGCTGGTGCCAGAACGGATGATCTCCACGTAAGAGGCAGGGAAGAGCCCCGTCTCACCGCGGCTGTTCTGGCCCTGCAGCCATCCATCCAGCGAGGTCTCGCTGAAAACAACCAGGTCCTCATCCTGCTGGATGCTGATTTCCTCCTTGTTCTCGCTGCGGAAGTCATAGAGGGCTCGGCCTTTTAGTGCCATGTCTGGGCCAGTGGTAGAGAAAGATGAGGACAGAGTCCTGCCCAGAACTGGGGACACTTGCTAGGGTGTCCAAGAATGCACTAGCAACTCAAGGTCTGCCACAGCCCTCAGTCTCTCAGCCCCTACGGCGGGGTCTCAGCACCCACAGATGGTGTCCAGCCTCCCTCTCTTCAAAGCAATGTCCACGGCCCAGAAACAGGTCTCCCTGCACACGCCTGTGAGCAGGGAGAGCTCATGTCCACggtcttcctcccttccttcctcagccCCTGAAAGGGAGagtctctcctcctcccactcccAGAAGAAAAGTCAAGTGACTCGGAGAAGTCAGCTCTGAGAGGGCAAGAATTTGACACTCTCCACTGGAACAATGTTCTAAAATAGAAGAGAATCACTCAGAAACCACCGTCCCAGAAACCCCAGCAGCTCTGGCTCCCAGCTCCTTCTGGCTCCACAGGCCTTGGGAGGCTCTCACATTCCTCTGTAGATctgttccttcctccttcctcctcctcttcctgggccACTGGGTTTTCAAAAATCCAGAAAATCCAAGAGGGGCAAGGAGAAAAGCAGCAGCCTCCTGAATCGAATCCAAGGGTGGATGTGTCCGGCTTCACAACGAGCCAGGCCGGGAAAACAAGGACTGAGGCTTACACAACAGGCCGCCAACGCTTCGACCCCGGCGGCCCGACCCggcccggcccccagcccccagccggCTGGGgcgccctctccccgcccccaagTGACCGGCCCCCGCCCCGGGGAAAGGAGGGGACGCGACGAGGCGCTCGGGCGACTTCTGGCCACTAGCTGAGTGGCCTCTTTTGTTTGCCTAATTCCTCAGCAGTTTCTGAGCCTGAAGCTGACCCAGATCTGAGTCCAAGGACCCCCGGCCAAAGGTAACCCCGCGGTAACCGGTCCCCGCACGCGGGACGTGGACCCCCACCCTTcgcgtgcacgcacacactcaACAGGAGTTTGGAGAGTGAGCTCTGGAGAGCAGATGGCCCGGCCGACTGTCCGTCCTCCGCTCTGCCCCGCGGGGTCCCGCCGGTGGGCGGCGGGCTGCGCCCCCAGCCCGCCTTCCTCTCCAGCGTTCGCAGCCCCTCTGCGCCGCCAGTGAGAAGCCAGctccaaaacaacaacaaaaaaggcgaTTCCGGGAGGTGGCGTCCCGAGGAAGGAGGGAATAGCCGACGGCGGGGAGGTGAGGCggggggaggtgaggggtggggagagggagggagaaggacaaGCAGGCTGGGGAATTGGGCGAACTCCACAGCACTTCCGTGCGTCCTGGCTGGCCGCGGACTGCCCGGCTCCGCCCTCCCACTGGCCTGGGGCGCATGAGCCGGGGCTCCCGCCTACTCCTCGCTTTTCCTTCTGGCAGTCACCCTCACTCACTTGCGCTGAGATCTGGATGCGAGAGAGAAAGGAGACGGTCGGGGAATAGGGCCAGCCTGTCCGCCCTGGCTGGGAGACACCTCTCACCACGAGGGGCTTAAGCGCCGAGCGACGGAGCTCTGCGGCCGCCGCCTCGCCTCCTCGCCTCCTCGCCTCCTGGGCTCCGTCACCCTCCTGCCTTTTCCGCGACGCAAGTGAGGCAAACTCCTAAAGTTTGTGAAGTGCGGTGCTTACAAGGAGGGCGCCAGAGCCGGGACCCCGGAGAGAGGGTGGAGGAAGGGCGTGGAGACCCGCAGACGCCCCCCTCCCGTTCCTCTGCCCCCCTCTCGTTCCCCTGCCCCCCTCTCgttcccctgccccccaccccagctccggGGAGGGGAACGGGGCCGTGGCGCCGCCCGGGGATTGCTCTCTGGAGGGGGCCCCAGAGCCAGCGGCGCCCTCATGGAAGAAGCCTGAGAAGGTTTGGATAGTTTAGATACGGGCTGCTGCGGGTCCTAGTACCCTAGCCCAGACAAGGCCAGGAGCAACCCTGTCTTGGGCGACTTCCTTCGGGGCGGGGGAAGACAAGACTCTACATCTGTAGCGACGGTAACAAGACCCGGCAGGATCGGGTTCCGTGTCGCTTCGTGCGGCGGCCGGCGGAAACTGGATGTCCTGTCTTTGCCGGCAGCACCCAGGAGAGAGGAGTGGTCGGGGTAGGGTTCCGGGAAGAGGTAAAGGGGACTTGACCCTGGGCATTGattctgccaggcactgtgctgggcactggagatTACAGTACAACAAGGCAGTCGGAGAGTTTGACACCCTCTTGTCAAATGACAAGTCCACCCTCTTGTTCTCCATTCTTTCATTCTGTCTCTCATTCATCCAACCTTCCACTCAAGGAAACATTAACTGAGTATTCTGTACCAGGCCCCTTGGTTTACAAAGACGAATAAGGCATTGTCCTTACCTACCAGAAGCTCAGATGTGTCAGGACAAGTAAAGAGATGTTCCCTGCCCGGTGAGACCAGTGCCATGAAATGTGAATGGGAGGGCACCTATTCCAGCCTGGGTTGAGCAAGGAtcaaggaaggctttctggaggaggatgTACCTACGGTGAAGCAAAGGCTTTGGGCCCTACTCCCCTTCCTGGCTAAGCCCTGGAGCCTTGTCTACCGCTCTAACTAGAACTTCCTTCCCCCTCATTCTCATTCCTCCCACTTGTTGCAGATTAACTGGCACAAGGTAGCACTATAAAGGTGGGCACCTTAGACTGTTTTGAGGGGTGTAATTTGCATGCCTCTGGCTCCAAAAACCAATTTCACTGGAGCAGTGAGTAGATCCAATTCCCTAGGCAGAGCTGGCATTTGGCCGGGATACAGGCTTATATCCAAACCCCAGAAGCCCAAGTATTAACTTACACAGAGAAATTCAACTGTCAGGCAGACCCAAATATTTGTATCAATAGATCAAGGCAGTTTGGGCTGCTTCTTAGGAAGCCCAGTTACCAGAAGTTTAGCGCAGGGAACCTGGAAACCCCAAGAGGGGAAGAAAGGATGGTATAAGTCTCTCAGCCAAGAAGCCTTGAGATCTTGTCCCCCGCCATAGGGGCAGTCTTGATTCTAAGGACTCAGTTCAGCCTAGTATCTTCAGGACCAGAGCCTGAATATGTTTCCCCAGCTGCTTTGGGGGCACCCCTTTTCTTTGATCTTCTGTTCGCAGAGCCTGTCTCCAAGCTGGATTTAAGAGTAGCAGCTACTTCCTTAGTGCTTGCTGAGTGCTAGACTCCTGTAAACATTTTACCTTTATTAGCTCACTTAATACAATTGATGGGATCTCTGCTCACCCAGCTAGGGGCCTAGTGTAGCCCCACCCCACTGAGGGGCCCCCAGCCACCACCCTGGTGGTCTTTAGTTGGTTCGCAAATACTTCAGTCACATGTTTATGCACATTTACACCTGGGATTTACTCTCATATCTGTTCAGGGACGGAGGGAGGGTGGTTTCTATCTCACAGTGGCCACCTTATTTCCAGGTTCTTAGGGGAAACTCATTCTGCAGCTTCACAGAGATTTCCAGAACCTATATCTTCTACTTCCAACCCTCTTCAAATCTCTGGGTAACAGGGCCCACAGTTACTAATCTCAGGCAACTGCACTAACTTTTGTGGTTCCCTACACCCTGCCCATGCCTTTGGAAAAAGTCCCTTTATTAAATTCTCCTCACATTACTCTAATTGGAGTGTGTTCTCTCCTTCCTGATGGGACCCTGATTTGGACACAGGAAACagcatccatcccccatccagaTAGCTAACTTTCCTCCTTTAGGAAAGGAATCAGCAAGGGAGAGCTGTGGCCAGTGGTTTCCAGGCTGACTCCACTGGTGGCAGCGTGGTGAACACACTGGACTATTACTATAGTGATGCAGAGAAGAGATGATGAGGGCCTGAGGTAGGGCAGGGGTAATGGGCTGGGGAGAAGTAAATTTGAGATTCTATGGGGGTAGAACAGACTGGAATGACAACCAACAAGATGTAGGTATTGAGGGAAAAGTCAACCCACATCTTTAGAACGTAGATTCTCAACTCCACTTTCCCCACCAGCTATTTCCCCATTTATGTGCTCACCTTTGCAGCAAATTCCTCAAAATAGCCATCTCTACTAGCTGCCTGCAAcatctttcctccctttctcttcttaaaCCCCTCTAGCCATTCTTTCACCCTCACATTCCACTGAAACTATGCTTATCAGTCATCAGTGACCTATTGGCTATTCTCAGCCTTCCTCTTAGCCTCTCAGTAGCATTTGACCAGGTTGATCACTACTTCCCCCTGGATACACTGTCTTCACTTGCACTGGGGAGACCATACTCTCCCGGTTTCCCTTCTACTACACTGGTTCATCCGCTTCTCTccaataattcttttctttttttaagatttatttattggATGCTTTTGGggtcttcgcagaccagggctcgaacccctgtcccctgcattggcaggaggattcttaaccactgcaccaccagggcagcccctctcCAATAATTCTTAACACTAGAGTGTACTATTAGTTAAGTGGTcctcttgtctttttctctctatattcACTTCTTTGACGATCTCACCCAGGCTCATGGCATCCAACACCATCTTTCTACCAATAATACCCCAAATTTTAAATCACCAGCCCAGGCCTTTCTCTAAAATACCAgactcagggaattccctggtggtccagtggttaggactctgcacttccattgcagggggcacgggttcagtcggggaactaagatcctgcatgccgcaaggtttggcaaaaaataaaaaagtaaaaaaaaataaaataccagacTCACATATCTTTCTCCTTGACATCTCCCTTTGAATGTCTAATAGACATCTCCAACCGAACATGTCCAAAATTGAATTTCTAATCTTGCCCCCCAAATCTGACCTATTTGGCAGCCTTCCCCATCTCAGGTGATGAGTACTTTCTTCCACTTGCTTAGGTCCAAAACGGGAGCCATCCTTTGACCCTCTCCTTATTCTGGGACTCCTCTCTCATTGGCATCTCACAACTGCTTTCCTGGTCCCAGCTACCACCTCTCTTGCATGCACCACCACAACAGCTTCCTAATGGCCTCTATGTTTCCAGCCCTGCCTCCTAAGAATatgtctattctcaacacagcagtcaGAGCGATCCTTTTAAAACATGTTAGATGTCAATTCTCGGCTCAAGATccttcagtgtcctcatctcACTTAACCTAAAAACCAAAGTCCTTAAAAGAGCCTATGGAGCCTCTGTTATCTGAGCCCCCTTTCCTCACCCCCTAGAGCACTCTGCTCCAACGAAGATGGCTTCGTTATTCTTCTTCTGATATGCCAGGCACATTCCTGTCTTAAGGCATTTGCACtcactgtttcctcttcctgaaatGTTCTTCCCCTAGATATCCACATGGCTAACCCCCTATGAAATATCACCTTCTCAGTAAGACCTACCCTGACATGCCCTGCTTAAAATTACAGCCCATCCTCATCCCAAGCTCTCCTATATCCTGCTCAGTTTTGTTTCATGACACTTATCACCTGCTAACATatatagtttacttatttattatgtttattgtctgGGGAGAAGGAAGTTAACCAAGAGTCCTCCTGCAGACACATTGAGCAAGGGCTGAAGATAGAAGGGAGTGAGGCTGGGGGAGTATGAAGGGTGGGGATAAAGTGCAAACTGGGAAAAGGTATTTGCACCATAGACAACTGATTAAGGACTAATATCCAGAACATACAAAGTACACATtcaaatcaattagaaaaaagcaaacagtctgtattagtttcctattgcagctgtaacaaattaccacaaacttagtggcttaaaacaacacaaatttattatcttacagtatTGGAGACCAGAAATCCAAACTGGATCTCACTCGGctcaaatcaaggtgtcagcaagggctgtgttccttctggaggctctaaataaaattccatttccttgccttttccagcttctagaggttgcCCACACTCCTTTGCTCATGGCCCCcattcatcttcaaagccagcaatcaCACCTCAGACTTCTGTATGTATCACCACATCTCCctgactcttctgcctccctttttcacttataaggacacttgtgattacatgAGACTCACCCAGTTAATCCAGGACAATGTCATggtctcaagatccttaatttaatcacatctgcaaaatcccttttttcatgtaaggtaacattcacaggttctgggtgaacatctttggggggccattattctaCTTACCCCataatccaatagaaaaatacacaaaagacaCAAAGAGGCATTCTATAGAGGCAGAAACACATATGAAACCTTTattcatcaggaaatgcaaattaaaatcacagttaAATACCATCACACACTCATCagattggcaaatattttaaaaaatctaacaacCAAGTGTTGTCAAGAATgaggagcagggcttccctggtggcgcagtggttaagaatccacctgccaatgcaggggacacgggttcgagccctggtctgggaagatcccacatgccgcggagcaactacgcccgtgtgccacaactactgagcctgtgctctagagcctgtgagccacagctactgaagcccgtgcctagagcccgtgctccagaacaagagaagtcaccgcagtgagaagccggagctccacaacaaagagtagcccccgctggctgcaactagagaaagcctgtgtgcagcaacggagacccaatgcagccataaataaataataaatttattaaaaaaaaaaaaaaaagaatgaggagcaAAGGGAACGCCCATGCACTGTCAaaggaatataaactggtacagcccctttggaaaacaatttggcaatatctagtaAAGCTCAACATGCACTTTACATGTTCATGCATACTTTACATGCATACTTTACAACTGAGCAATTCAACTTCAAGATGTATACTATTCAACAGAAGTTACTACATATGTGCAACAGGAAACCTACAAGAATTTTAATAGTAGCACTGCTAAAAATATTCCCTCCAAAAAAATCCAACAGGAGATGGATTAATAAATTAGATAGAAccaaacaatggaatataatgcaacagttaaagaaaaaaaactgcagcTACAGATAGAAAACTCCACACGATGTGATGTCTTCTAAGCAACACTTCTCAAATGTCAGTGTGCATGCAAATTACCTGGGGGTCTggttaaatgcagattctgattctgtaggtcagaaatggggcctgaaattctgcatttccaacagcTCTCTGCTGATCCATGGACTACACTTTGAGTAAGAAGGTTCTCAGTATTTA
It encodes the following:
- the SNX33 gene encoding sorting nexin-33; protein product: MALKGRALYDFRSENKEEISIQQDEDLVVFSETSLDGWLQGQNSRGETGLFPASYVEIIRSGTSSNHADYSSSPAGSLGTQVSLYDGSSVADPSWSGGGSGFLSNQGSFEEDDDDDWDDWDDGCTVVEEPRAGGLGTNGHPPLNLSYPGAYPSQHMAFRPKPPLERQDSLASAKRGSVVGRNLNRFSCFVRSGVEAFILGDVPMMAKIAETYSIEMGPRGPQWKANPHPFACSVEDPTKQTKFKGIKSYISYKLTPTHAGSPVYRRYKHFDWLYNRLLHKFTVISVPHLPEKQATGRFEEDFIEKRKRRLILWMDHMTSHPVLSQYEGFQHFLSCLDDKQWKMGKRRAEKDEMVGASFLLTFQIPTEHQDLQDVEDRVDTFKAFSKKMDDSVLQLSTVASELVRKHVGGFRKEFQKLGNAFQAISHAFQMDPPFSSEALNSAISHTGRTYEAVGEMFAEQPKNDLFQMLDTLSLYQGLLSNFPDIIHLQKGAFAKVKESQRMSDEGRMAQDEADGIRRRCRVVGFALQAEMNHFHQRRELDFKHMMQSYLRQQILFYQRVGQQLEKTLHMYDSL